A portion of the Sphaerochaeta pleomorpha str. Grapes genome contains these proteins:
- a CDS encoding carboxypeptidase M32 produces MTKKQAIEKLEEMDRHLVMLEHIESVLSWDQEIAASKKGLDERARQMGWLSSEFHELACGNEMGDILSQLGADADHLEGDGQDDFEKALIRIRFRFYEKERNLPVSLVRKLSEATSVAHESWVEARKQDDWNLFKPELQTLVDLTREKAACFAKEGSSQYDVLLDDYEQGMKTATVKALFDSVKPSLVSLVKKQADLNVDNSFLFKEYPIDKQEGFAFQVLSDMGFDFTRGSRAVSVHPFTSTLGSDDIRITTRYTDPSVMDSFYSSVHEGGHALYEMGASKGRQKGTSIANGASMGMHESQSRLWENMIGRSEAFWVHYFPLFKKTFPSQLEGIGFEHFVKAINRVAPGYIRTNADEVSYSLHVILRFELEQAMLDGSLSLDDVPQAWNRKSEELLGIVPKTCREGALQDVHWSGADFGYFPTYALGNLYGAQIWEKLNSDLDSDVLLRKGNLKEIGAYLNGEIYKKGSLYRPVDLLHGVTGKRLDAILFTKYLDNKFSRLFG; encoded by the coding sequence ATGACAAAAAAACAAGCTATTGAAAAGCTTGAGGAGATGGACCGTCATTTGGTGATGCTTGAACATATTGAGTCTGTACTTTCCTGGGACCAGGAAATCGCCGCTTCAAAGAAAGGCCTTGACGAACGGGCGAGGCAGATGGGCTGGCTTTCCTCTGAATTCCATGAACTTGCCTGCGGCAATGAGATGGGTGACATCTTATCCCAACTTGGTGCTGATGCCGATCATCTGGAAGGGGATGGGCAAGATGACTTTGAGAAAGCCTTGATACGGATCAGGTTCCGATTTTATGAGAAAGAACGGAATCTTCCGGTCTCTTTGGTCCGGAAACTCAGCGAGGCTACGTCCGTAGCCCATGAAAGCTGGGTTGAAGCAAGGAAGCAGGATGATTGGAACCTGTTCAAGCCCGAGCTCCAGACCTTGGTCGATTTAACCAGGGAAAAGGCTGCCTGCTTTGCCAAGGAGGGTTCCTCGCAATATGATGTGTTGCTGGATGACTATGAACAGGGTATGAAGACTGCAACGGTCAAGGCTCTTTTTGACAGCGTGAAGCCTTCTTTGGTTTCGCTGGTGAAAAAGCAAGCCGATCTCAATGTAGATAATTCATTCCTGTTTAAAGAGTATCCGATTGACAAGCAGGAAGGCTTTGCCTTCCAAGTGCTCTCTGATATGGGTTTTGATTTTACCAGGGGTAGCCGTGCTGTCTCTGTCCATCCGTTTACCTCGACACTGGGAAGCGATGATATTCGTATCACGACAAGGTATACCGACCCTAGTGTCATGGATTCTTTCTATTCTTCTGTGCACGAAGGCGGGCATGCCCTCTATGAAATGGGAGCGTCGAAGGGCAGGCAGAAAGGAACGAGCATAGCCAATGGGGCCTCGATGGGAATGCATGAATCGCAAAGCCGGCTCTGGGAGAATATGATTGGCAGGAGCGAGGCTTTCTGGGTTCATTATTTCCCTCTTTTCAAAAAGACCTTCCCCTCCCAGCTTGAAGGAATTGGATTTGAGCATTTTGTGAAGGCAATCAACAGGGTTGCCCCCGGATATATCCGGACAAATGCTGACGAAGTAAGCTATAGCTTGCATGTCATATTGCGGTTTGAGCTGGAACAGGCAATGTTGGATGGGTCACTTTCCTTGGACGATGTCCCCCAAGCCTGGAACCGGAAATCGGAAGAATTGCTTGGGATAGTCCCCAAGACCTGTCGCGAAGGTGCTTTGCAAGATGTTCATTGGAGTGGCGCGGATTTTGGTTATTTCCCTACCTATGCACTGGGAAATCTATATGGTGCACAGATCTGGGAGAAGTTGAATTCTGATCTGGATAGTGATGTATTGCTTAGAAAAGGTAATTTGAAGGAAATCGGAGCCTACCTGAATGGAGAGATTTATAAGAAAGGCTCTCTCTATAGGCCTGTTGATTTGTTGCATGGGGTCACAGGAAAAAGGCTTGACGCGATTCTGTTCACCAAGTACCTTGATAACAAATTCAGCCGTTTGTTCGGCTAA
- the pgsA gene encoding CDP-diacylglycerol--glycerol-3-phosphate 3-phosphatidyltransferase: protein MNIPNKLTVSRLIMAPLFFLAFSLPLWFGPRFGTLSSVLTIVLLAMTELTDLLDGIIARKYHLVTDLGKVMDPFADTFSRLTYFVCLMMVGIMPAWAFIVIMWREFSIIFVRMLMMGKGKPVPANIWGKSKAVLYAVSGAAGILYIAFDRWFSSPDWLGPIGVVLTVLFSLAALASVASFLTYIKAILRDGSLSTMTK, encoded by the coding sequence ATGAATATCCCGAATAAGCTTACCGTTTCTCGCCTGATTATGGCCCCCTTGTTTTTCCTTGCTTTTAGCCTTCCTCTGTGGTTCGGCCCAAGGTTTGGTACGTTGTCCTCTGTCCTTACTATTGTATTGCTTGCAATGACTGAACTGACCGATTTGCTGGATGGCATAATTGCTCGTAAATATCATCTTGTAACCGACCTGGGAAAAGTGATGGATCCTTTTGCCGATACGTTTTCCCGACTGACCTATTTTGTCTGCCTGATGATGGTAGGGATCATGCCAGCCTGGGCTTTCATAGTCATTATGTGGCGTGAGTTCTCGATTATCTTTGTCCGGATGTTGATGATGGGAAAAGGTAAGCCGGTCCCTGCTAATATCTGGGGCAAGAGCAAGGCTGTACTCTATGCGGTAAGTGGAGCGGCTGGAATACTGTACATTGCTTTCGATCGCTGGTTCTCTTCCCCCGATTGGCTTGGCCCCATCGGTGTTGTTCTTACCGTGTTGTTTTCCCTTGCAGCCCTTGCTTCCGTTGCATCATTCTTGACGTACATCAAAGCTATTTTGAGGGATGGAAGTCTCTCAACAATGACTAAATAG
- a CDS encoding HAD family hydrolase: MDNSVFSQGSATLRDLSFLSPSEVGPLEYVLTDVDDTITTNGKLRPEALQALYDLSENGFKVICVTGGSAGWGDTYLRQWPIEAVLSESGAVCLYRERKVIKRYVHPSIVQQGYQERCRKLIEAVLAEVPGSKLSSDQFARLYDIAFDHGSEPPYLDKDQIEAVVAVCRRHGAATAVSSIHVNAWFGQYDKREGTISFFKDILGIDAETLKKVCCYCGDAPNDQVMFSYIPLSFGVGNVLDHKAEITEFPVYVSHYHGGKGFSQIAAALIAAKNE, translated from the coding sequence ATGGATAATTCGGTTTTTTCTCAGGGTTCCGCTACGCTGCGGGACCTTTCTTTTCTTTCTCCCAGTGAAGTAGGGCCTTTGGAATATGTGCTTACTGATGTAGACGATACGATTACCACCAATGGTAAATTGAGGCCAGAGGCTCTGCAGGCGCTATATGATCTTAGTGAAAATGGGTTCAAGGTAATCTGTGTGACTGGTGGGTCTGCAGGGTGGGGTGATACGTATCTCCGCCAATGGCCAATAGAAGCTGTGTTAAGCGAGAGCGGGGCAGTTTGTCTCTATCGTGAGCGGAAGGTTATCAAGCGATATGTACATCCTTCGATCGTTCAACAGGGGTATCAGGAACGTTGCAGGAAACTGATAGAAGCGGTGCTTGCAGAAGTTCCCGGGTCGAAACTCTCCAGTGACCAGTTTGCAAGGTTGTATGATATTGCCTTCGACCATGGCAGCGAGCCTCCGTATTTGGATAAAGACCAGATTGAGGCAGTGGTTGCTGTCTGTCGCAGGCATGGTGCTGCTACTGCGGTGAGTTCCATTCATGTAAATGCATGGTTTGGGCAGTATGATAAAAGAGAGGGGACGATTTCTTTTTTTAAGGATATCCTTGGTATCGATGCAGAAACTTTGAAAAAGGTCTGCTGTTATTGTGGTGATGCCCCCAATGATCAGGTTATGTTTTCATATATTCCCCTGTCTTTTGGGGTTGGGAATGTATTGGACCATAAAGCTGAAATTACCGAATTTCCTGTCTATGTGTCACATTATCATGGAGGTAAAGGGTTTAGTCAGATTGCAGCTGCCTTGATTGCTGCGAAAAATGAATAA